One Dokdonia sp. Dokd-P16 genomic window carries:
- a CDS encoding carbonic anhydrase family protein, translated as MKAHTKITQAKMTPDTALEFLQEGNERFLKNLKANRNLLEQVNDTSDGQYPFATILSCIDSRVSAELVFDQGLGDVFSVRIAGNFINEDILGSMEFACKVAGTKLLVVLGHTSCGAIKGACDHVRLGNLTALINKIEPAVAAVKEPKDEALRTSANLDFVDEVSRENVKIAIDNIRSRSVVLNDMEKDGEIKIVGAMYDITDGKVTFM; from the coding sequence ATGAAAGCACACACAAAGATTACACAGGCAAAAATGACGCCTGATACCGCATTAGAATTTTTACAAGAAGGTAATGAGCGCTTTTTGAAAAATTTAAAAGCTAATCGTAATTTATTAGAGCAGGTAAACGATACTTCTGATGGGCAATATCCATTTGCAACCATCTTAAGCTGTATAGATTCTAGAGTATCTGCAGAGTTAGTTTTTGATCAAGGACTTGGAGATGTATTTAGCGTGCGTATCGCAGGAAACTTCATTAATGAAGATATCTTAGGAAGTATGGAGTTTGCTTGTAAAGTAGCAGGAACTAAACTTCTTGTAGTTTTAGGACACACAAGCTGTGGGGCTATTAAAGGAGCTTGTGATCACGTGAGATTAGGTAATCTTACTGCTCTTATCAATAAAATAGAGCCAGCCGTAGCAGCTGTAAAAGAGCCTAAAGATGAAGCTTTAAGAACTTCGGCAAATTTAGATTTTGTGGATGAAGTATCTCGTGAGAATGTAAAAATCGCCATCGACAATATAAGATCTAGAAGTGTGGTACTGAACGACATGGAGAAGGATGGTGAAATCAAAATTGTAGGCGCCATGTATGATATAACTGACGGGAAAGTTACTTTTATGTAG